In a genomic window of Cuculus canorus isolate bCucCan1 chromosome 4, bCucCan1.pri, whole genome shotgun sequence:
- the HELT gene encoding hairy and enhancer of split-related protein HELT isoform X1, whose product MASKLKERRRTPVSHKVIEKRRRDRINRCLTELGKTVPMALAKQSSGKLEKAEILEMTVQYLRALHSADFPRGREKAELLSEFANYFHYGYHECMKNLVHYLTTVERMETKDTKYARILAFLQSKARFVTEPLFTSLGSLPEPDFSYQLHAGSECPGHSPGEAVPSGGPFPWHGAARSPSLPYHLPNAAVPLASPGQQRSTFLSSVQGLDRHYLNLLGHSHPNAFGLPPGQHPSML is encoded by the exons ATGGCCTCCAAGCTCAAGGAGCGGAGG AGGACGCCGGTTTCTCACAAGGTGATTGAGAAGCGGAGGAGGGACCGCATCAACCGCTGCCTCACCGAGCTGGGGAAGACGGTGCCCATGGCTCTGGCCAAGCAG AGCTCGGGGAAGCTGGAGAAGGCGGAGATCCTGGAGATGACGGTGCAGTACCTGCGAGCCCTGCACTCGGCCGATTTCCCCCGCGGCCGCGAGAAGG cagagctgctctccgAGTTCGCCAACTACTTCCACTACGGCTACCACGAGTGCATGAAGAACCTGGTCCACTACCTGACGACGGTGGAAAGGATGGAGACCAAAGACACCAAATACGCCCGCATCCTGGCTTTCCTCCAGTCCAAAGCGCGCTTCGTCACCGAGCCCCTCTTCACCTCCCTGGGCTCCCTGCCCGAGCCGGACTTTTCGTACCAGCTGCACGCCGGCTCCGAGTGCCCCGGGCACAGCCCCGGCGAGGCCGTGCCCTCGGGGGGACCCTTCCCCTGGCACGGCGCCGCCCGCAGCCCCTCGCTGCCCTACCACCTCCCCAACGCCGCCGTGCCCCTCGCCAGCCCCGGCCAGCAGCGCAGCACCTTCCTCTCCTCCGTGCAGGGGCTGGATCGCCACTACCTCAACCTCCTCGGCCATTCCCACCCCAACGCCTTCGGGCTGCCCCCGGGACAGCATCCCTCCATGCTATAG
- the HELT gene encoding hairy and enhancer of split-related protein HELT isoform X2, with translation MASKLKERRRTPVSHKVIEKRRRDRINRCLTELGKTVPMALAKQSSGKLEKAEILEMTVQYLRALHSADFPRGREKELLSEFANYFHYGYHECMKNLVHYLTTVERMETKDTKYARILAFLQSKARFVTEPLFTSLGSLPEPDFSYQLHAGSECPGHSPGEAVPSGGPFPWHGAARSPSLPYHLPNAAVPLASPGQQRSTFLSSVQGLDRHYLNLLGHSHPNAFGLPPGQHPSML, from the exons ATGGCCTCCAAGCTCAAGGAGCGGAGG AGGACGCCGGTTTCTCACAAGGTGATTGAGAAGCGGAGGAGGGACCGCATCAACCGCTGCCTCACCGAGCTGGGGAAGACGGTGCCCATGGCTCTGGCCAAGCAG AGCTCGGGGAAGCTGGAGAAGGCGGAGATCCTGGAGATGACGGTGCAGTACCTGCGAGCCCTGCACTCGGCCGATTTCCCCCGCGGCCGCGAGAAGG agctgctctccgAGTTCGCCAACTACTTCCACTACGGCTACCACGAGTGCATGAAGAACCTGGTCCACTACCTGACGACGGTGGAAAGGATGGAGACCAAAGACACCAAATACGCCCGCATCCTGGCTTTCCTCCAGTCCAAAGCGCGCTTCGTCACCGAGCCCCTCTTCACCTCCCTGGGCTCCCTGCCCGAGCCGGACTTTTCGTACCAGCTGCACGCCGGCTCCGAGTGCCCCGGGCACAGCCCCGGCGAGGCCGTGCCCTCGGGGGGACCCTTCCCCTGGCACGGCGCCGCCCGCAGCCCCTCGCTGCCCTACCACCTCCCCAACGCCGCCGTGCCCCTCGCCAGCCCCGGCCAGCAGCGCAGCACCTTCCTCTCCTCCGTGCAGGGGCTGGATCGCCACTACCTCAACCTCCTCGGCCATTCCCACCCCAACGCCTTCGGGCTGCCCCCGGGACAGCATCCCTCCATGCTATAG